In one Bacteroidales bacterium genomic region, the following are encoded:
- a CDS encoding DNA adenine methylase, translated as MLDTIASVGNILKDIRETNNFSLQDVTRVTHIDYTLLSRIETGKRLPTKEQIKRLAIFYKYDENELIKHLISDKIIYEIKDEEFGMEAIQLAERKIRYGQSLFPEYEIQEKIKLESRRYIGNKAKLTSWIMDIIQEETENVESFIDIFAGTAIISQSALKKYNKVIINDLLYSNNVIYKAFFEKGIWDKEKLEDFIHKYNSTNSNLINENYFSENFGNKFFEQNIAKKIGFIRQDIKKERDNLTEKEYNILLATLIYNMDKVTNTVGHFDAYIKKPIRKRQFQLKLIEINDFENVEIHREDANLLSKKIKADIAYVDPPYNSRQYSRFYHIYETLIKWNKPKLFGVALKPEPENMSKYCTVKAKDSFKELIKNLDVKYLAVSYNNTYKSKSKSSENKIKLEEITEILNEVGETSIFEQSHKFFNTGKTDFSDHKEFLFLTKKYE; from the coding sequence ACACGTGTAACCCATATAGACTATACTTTGTTAAGCCGAATTGAAACAGGCAAACGATTACCGACCAAAGAACAGATTAAAAGACTTGCAATTTTTTACAAATATGATGAGAACGAGTTGATAAAACATCTAATAAGCGATAAGATAATTTATGAAATAAAGGATGAAGAATTTGGAATGGAAGCAATCCAACTTGCTGAAAGAAAAATCCGATACGGACAATCACTTTTTCCTGAATACGAAATCCAAGAAAAAATTAAACTTGAAAGTCGTAGATACATTGGAAATAAAGCAAAACTAACTTCTTGGATAATGGATATAATCCAAGAAGAAACAGAAAATGTAGAAAGTTTTATAGATATTTTTGCAGGAACTGCAATTATTTCACAATCAGCCTTAAAGAAATACAATAAAGTAATAATTAACGATTTGCTTTATTCAAACAATGTGATTTACAAAGCATTTTTTGAGAAAGGTATTTGGGATAAAGAAAAGTTAGAAGATTTTATTCATAAATATAATTCAACAAACTCAAATCTAATAAATGAAAATTATTTTTCTGAAAATTTTGGTAATAAATTCTTTGAGCAAAACATAGCAAAAAAAATCGGATTTATCAGGCAAGATATTAAAAAGGAAAGAGATAATCTGACGGAAAAGGAGTATAATATTTTACTTGCTACTTTAATTTACAATATGGATAAAGTTACAAATACGGTTGGTCATTTTGATGCATATATTAAAAAGCCGATACGAAAAAGACAATTCCAATTAAAGCTAATTGAAATAAACGATTTTGAAAATGTGGAAATACACAGAGAAGATGCAAATTTGCTTTCAAAGAAAATTAAGGCAGACATTGCATATGTTGACCCACCGTATAACTCACGCCAATACAGTAGATTTTATCATATTTACGAGACTTTGATAAAGTGGAATAAACCCAAATTATTTGGGGTTGCTTTAAAACCTGAACCCGAAAATATGAGCAAATATTGCACAGTAAAAGCAAAAGACAGTTTTAAGGAATTAATAAAAAATTTAGATGTAAAATATTTAGCAGTATCGTATAATAACACATACAAATCAAAAAGTAAATCGTCGGAAAATAAAATAAAATTAGAGGAAATAACAGAAATATTAAACGAAGTAGGAGAAACTAGTATATTTGAACAATCACATAAATTTTTCAATACAGGAAAAACTGATTTTTCAGACCATAAGGAATTTTTATTTTTAACAAAGAAATATGAGTAA